A window of the Miscanthus floridulus cultivar M001 chromosome 14, ASM1932011v1, whole genome shotgun sequence genome harbors these coding sequences:
- the LOC136505392 gene encoding classical arabinogalactan protein 9-like, with protein sequence MAMAVLPRHSRLPAVAQLAVAVWLAATSACLCRSVIPDPGLDPDRPCRYYPPVFCRSPPRLRPPTPSLSPPPPRPLPPPPPLSLSPPPATPPPAPATTPPPQRGHSPPICGHHPPPPQRRPINPPPTPTPLPPPPAAAITPPPAPRRPIFPPCRFPHRCPPRPPICPTEGCRGQGGSP encoded by the exons ATGGCTATGGCTGTGCTGCCGCGGCATTCCCGCCTCCCAGCGGTGGCACAGCTCGCCGTGGCGGTCTGGCTGGCAGCCACGAGCGCCTGCCTCTGCCGTAGTGTCATCCCGGACCCGGGCCTAGACCCGGACCGCCCGTGTCGTTATTACCCTCCTGTGTTCTGTCGTTCACCGCCCCGGCTCCGTCCTCCGACGCCGTCGTTGTCCCCTCCGCCACCGCGGCcgctaccgccgccaccgccactgtcGCTGTCGCCACCGCCAGCCACACCTCCTC CAGCTCCGGCGACGACTCCGCCGCCACAGCGAGGCCATAGCCCTCCGATTTGTGGCCATCATCCGCCGCCGCCCCAGCGGAGGCCGATCAACCCACCACCGACACCGacaccgctgccgccgccgccggcggcggccatcACTCCCC CTCCAGCTCCGCGACGCCCTATCTTTCCGCCCTGTCGTTTCCCTCATCGGTGTCCTCCTCGGCCGCCGATCTGCCCGACCGAAGGTTGCCGAGGCCAAGGTGGTTCTCCCTAA